One window of the Manihot esculenta cultivar AM560-2 chromosome 14, M.esculenta_v8, whole genome shotgun sequence genome contains the following:
- the LOC110630940 gene encoding probable xyloglucan endotransglucosylase/hydrolase protein 23 has protein sequence MASLHMVLSLFVSVLVASLMVSSASNFYNDFDITWGDGRAKILNNGQLLTLSLDQASGSGFQSRNEYLFAKIDMQLKLVPGNSAGTVTAYYLKSTGSTWDEIDFEFLGNLSGDPYILHTNVFSQGKGNREQQFYLWFDPTADFHTYTILWNPQRIIFSVDGTPIREFKNLESMGVPYPKNQPMRIYSSLWNADDWATRGGLVKTDWSQAPFTASYRNFSANACAWSNWVSSCGTSNSMTNSWLSEELDSTSQERLQWVRNNYMIYNYCTDANRFPQGFPPECNLS, from the exons ATGGCTTCTTTACACATGGTGCTCTCGCTATTTGTGTCTGTTCTTGTCGCCTCTTTGATGGTTTCTTCCGCCAGCAACTTCTATAATGATTTTGATATTACATGGGGAGACGGCCGAGCTAAGATTCTCAACAATGGACAACTTCTCACTCTCTCCCTTGATCAAGCTTCTGGCTCTGGATTTCAGTCCAGGAATGAATATCTGTTTGCAAAGATTGATATGCAGCTCAAGCTTGTCCCTGGCAACTCTGCTGGCACTGTCACCGCCTATTAT TTAAAATCAACTGGGTCCACTTGGGATGAgattgattttgagttcttggggaatttgagcGGCGATCCTTACATCCTCCACACTAATGTATTTAGCCAAGGCAAAGGCAACAGAGAGCAGCAATTCTATCTGTGGTTTGACCCAACTGCAGATTTTCACACATATACCATTCTATGGAATCCCCAGAGGATCATCTTCTCTGTAGATGGCACCCCAATTAGAGAGTTCAAGAACTTGGAATCAATGGGAGTTCCATATCCAAAGAATCAGCCAATGAGAATTTACTCTAGTCTATGGAATGCTGATGATTGGGCTACAAGAGGTGGTCTAGTGAAGACAGATTGGAGTCAGGCTCCATTCACTGCCTCCTATAGAAACTTCAGTGCAAATGCGTGTGCTTGGTCTAATTGGGTATCTTCCTGTGGGACTTCAAACTCCATGACAAATTCATGGCTGTCAGAAGAGCTTGATTCAACGAGTCAAGAAAGGCTGCAATGGGTGAGGAACAACTACATGATATACAACTATTGCACTGATGCCAACAGATTTCCGCAAGGCTTCCCTCCTGAATGCAATTTATCTTAG
- the LOC110631062 gene encoding xyloglucan endotransglucosylase/hydrolase protein 22, which produces MASLYMVLSLFASLFISSLMVSSASNFYNDFDITWGDGRAKILNNGQLLSLSLDQASGSGFQSRNEYLFAKIDMQLKLVPGNSAGTVTAYYLKSNDSSWDEIDFEFLGNLSGDPYILHTNVFSQGKGNREQQFYLWFDPTADFHTYTILWNSQRIIFSVDGTPIREFKNLESMGVPYLKNQPMRIYSSLWNADDWATRGGLVKTDWSQAPFTASYRNFKANACAWSNGISSCGTSNSMTNSWLSEELDSTSQGRLQWVRNNYMIYNYCTDANRFPQGFPPECNLS; this is translated from the exons ATGGCTTCTTTATACATGGTGCTTTCGCTGTTTGCGTCTCTTTTTATCTCCTCTTTGATGGTTTCTTCCGCCAGCAACTTCTATAATGATTTTGATATTACATGGGGAGACGGCCGAGCTAAAATTCTCAACAATGGACagcttctttctctctctcttgatCAAGCTTCTGGCTCTGGATTTCAGTCCAGGAATGAATATCTCTTTGCAAAGATTGATATGCAGCTCAAGCTTGTCCCTGGCAACTCTGCTGGCACTGTCACCGCCTATTAC TTAAAATCAAATGATTCCAGTTGGGATGAgattgattttgagttcttggggAACTTGAGTGGCGATCCTTACATCCTCCACACTAATGTGTTTAGCCAAGGCAAAGGCAACAGAGAGCAGCAATTCTATCTGTGGTTTGATCCAACTGCAGATTTCCACACATATACCATTCTATGGAATTCCCAGAGGATCATCTTCTCTGTAGATGGCACTCCAATTAGAGAGTTCAAGAACTTGGAATCAATGGGTGTTCCATATCTAAAGAATCAGCCCATGAGAATTTACTCTAGTCTATGGAATGCTGATGATTGGGCTACAAGAGGTGGTCTAGTGAAGACAGATTGGAGTCAGGCTCCATTCACTGCCTCCTATAGAAACTTCAAAGCAAATGCATGTGCTTGGTCTAATGGGATATCTTCCTGTGGGACTTCAAACTCCATGACAAATTCATGGCTGTCAGAAGAGCTTGATTCAACAAGTCAAGGGAGGCTGCAATGGGTGAGGAACAACTACATGATATACAACTATTGCACAGATGCCAACAGATTTCCCCAAGGCTTTCCTCCTGAATGCAACTTATCTTAG
- the LOC110630964 gene encoding probable xyloglucan endotransglucosylase/hydrolase protein 23, protein MVLSLFMSVLVSSLMVSSASNFYNDFDITWGDGRAKILNNGQLLTLSLDQASGSGFQSRNEYLFAKIDMQLKLVPGNSAGTVTAYYLKSNGSTWDEIDFEFLGNLSGDPYILHTNVFSQGKGNREQQFYLWFDPTADFHTYTILWNPQRIILSVDGTPIREFKNLESMGVPYPKNQPMRIYSSLWNADDWATRGGLVKTDWSKAPFTASYRNFKANACAWSNGVSSCGTSNSMTNSWLSEELDSTSHERLQWVRNNYMIYNYCTDANRFPQGFPPECNLS, encoded by the exons ATGGTGCTTTCTCTGTTTATGTCTGTTCTTGTCTCCTCTTTGATGGTTTCTTCCGCCAGCAACTTCTATAATGATTTTGATATTACATGGGGAGACGGCCGAGCTAAGATTCTCAACAATGGACAACTTCTCACTCTCTCCCTTGATCAAGCTTCTGGCTCTGGATTTCAGTCCAGGAATGAGTATCTCTTTGCAAAGATTGATATGCAGCTCAAGCTTGTCCCTGGCAACTCTGCTGGCACTGTCACCGCCTATTAT TTGAAATCAAATGGGTCCACTTGGGATGAgattgattttgagttcttggggaatttgagtGGCGATCCTTACATCCTCCACACTAATGTGTTCAGCCAAGGCAAAGGCAACAGAGAGCAGCAATTCTATCTGTGGTTTGACCCAACTGCAGATTTCCACACATATACCATTCTATGGAATCCCCAGAGGATCATCTTATCTGTAGATGGCACCCCAATTAGAGAGTTCAAGAACTTGGAATCAATGGGTGTTCCATATCCAAAGAATCAGCCAATGAGAATTTACTCTAGTCTATGGAATGCTGATGATTGGGCAACAAGAGGTGGTCTAGTGAAGACAGATTGGAGTAAAGCTCCATTCACTGCTTCCTATAGAAACTTCAAAGCAAATGCATGTGCTTGGTCAAATGGGGTATCTTCCTGTGGGACTTCAAACTCCATGACAAATTCATGGCTGTCAGAAGAGCTTGATTCAACAAGTCATGAGAGGCTGCAATGGGTGAGGAACAACTACATGATATACAACTATTGCACAGATGCCAACAGATTTCCCCAAGGCTTCCCTCCTGAATGCAACTTATCTTAG